The Lactuca sativa cultivar Salinas chromosome 2, Lsat_Salinas_v11, whole genome shotgun sequence genome includes a window with the following:
- the LOC111913359 gene encoding thaumatin-like protein 1b isoform X1, whose translation MIPCRHLTMAKLQFSMAILTLSFISSFNSITSSTFTLTNQCNYPVWAGLLSGAGTAPLPTTGFPLQPSQSNSVEVPPGWSGRMWGRTLCSADSTGRFSCVTGDCGSGTIECNGSGAAPPTTLAEFTLNGANGMDFYDVSLVDGYNLPMMVVPQGGTGGNCNVTGCMVDLNKNCPSALRLTATGGSDESVACKSACEAFGDPMYCCSGAYSTPQTCSPTSYSEYFKTACPTAYSYAYDDGSSTFTCSSANYVITFCPTPANSRKTTGAGQPPADSSGGSSLAEALGGHSVMVIAVLLLTMISLKCPRCFIFLLLG comes from the exons ATGATCCCCTGTAGACACTTAACAATGGcgaaacttcaattctcaatggcTATTCTCACTCTGTCTTTCATATCTTCGTTTAATTCCATTACATCATCGACATTTACACTCACAAATCAATGCAACTATCCCGTTTGGGCCGGTCTTCTCTCCGGCGCCGGCACTGCTCCACTACCCACCACCGGCTTCCCTCTTCAACCCAGCCAGTCAAATTCCGTCGAGGTCCCTCCCGGTTGGTCTGGACGGATGTGGGGTCGCACCCTTTGCTCCGCTGATTCCACCGGCAGATTCTCCTGCGTCACAGGCGACTGCGGATCCGGAACAATTGAATGCAACGGTAGTGGCGCCGCCCCTCCAACCACCTTGGCTGAATTCACACTTAACGGAGCAAACGGGATGGACTTTTACGATGTCAGCCTTGTCGACGGGTACAACCTCCCCATGATGGTGGTACCACAAGGTGGGACCGGCGGAAACTGTAATGTCACCGGCTGTATGGTGGACTTGAATAAGAACTGCCCGTCGGCATTGCGGTTGACGGCCACCGGTGGTAGTGATGAATCCGTCGCCTGTAAAAGCGCCTGTGAGGCATTTGGAGACCCTATGTACTGCTGTAGTGGGGCCTACTCGACCCCACAGACATGCAGTCCGACGTCGTATTCGGAGTATTTCAAAACCGCATGTCCGACGGCTTACAGTTATGCATACGACGACGGATCGAGCACGTTTACCTGTTCCTCCGCCAACTATGTCATCACTTTCTGCCCTACGCCGGCGAACAG CCGCAAAACAACCGGAGCCGGCCAGCCACCGGCAGACAGCAGCGGAGGAAGCTCATTGGCTGAAGCTTTAGGCGGTCACTCCGTTATGGTTATTGCCGTCTTATTATTGACGATGATTTCACTAAAATGCCctcgttgtttcatctttctacTCCTCGGCTAA
- the LOC111913359 gene encoding thaumatin-like protein 1b isoform X2, which yields MIPCRHLTMAKLQFSMAILTLSFISSFNSITSSTFTLTNQCNYPVWAGLLSGAGTAPLPTTGFPLQPSQSNSVEVPPGWSGRMWGRTLCSADSTGRFSCVTGDCGSGTIECNGSGAAPPTTLAEFTLNGANGMDFYDVSLVDGYNLPMMVVPQGGTGGNCNVTGCMVDLNKNCPSALRLTATGGSDESVACKSACEAFGDPMYCCSGAYSTPQTCSPTSYSEYFKTACPTAYSYAYDDGSSTFTCSSANYVITFCPTPANRYMWVESRESVIWILPTKQTI from the exons ATGATCCCCTGTAGACACTTAACAATGGcgaaacttcaattctcaatggcTATTCTCACTCTGTCTTTCATATCTTCGTTTAATTCCATTACATCATCGACATTTACACTCACAAATCAATGCAACTATCCCGTTTGGGCCGGTCTTCTCTCCGGCGCCGGCACTGCTCCACTACCCACCACCGGCTTCCCTCTTCAACCCAGCCAGTCAAATTCCGTCGAGGTCCCTCCCGGTTGGTCTGGACGGATGTGGGGTCGCACCCTTTGCTCCGCTGATTCCACCGGCAGATTCTCCTGCGTCACAGGCGACTGCGGATCCGGAACAATTGAATGCAACGGTAGTGGCGCCGCCCCTCCAACCACCTTGGCTGAATTCACACTTAACGGAGCAAACGGGATGGACTTTTACGATGTCAGCCTTGTCGACGGGTACAACCTCCCCATGATGGTGGTACCACAAGGTGGGACCGGCGGAAACTGTAATGTCACCGGCTGTATGGTGGACTTGAATAAGAACTGCCCGTCGGCATTGCGGTTGACGGCCACCGGTGGTAGTGATGAATCCGTCGCCTGTAAAAGCGCCTGTGAGGCATTTGGAGACCCTATGTACTGCTGTAGTGGGGCCTACTCGACCCCACAGACATGCAGTCCGACGTCGTATTCGGAGTATTTCAAAACCGCATGTCCGACGGCTTACAGTTATGCATACGACGACGGATCGAGCACGTTTACCTGTTCCTCCGCCAACTATGTCATCACTTTCTGCCCTACGCCGGCGAACAG GTACATGTGGGTCGAGAGTCGAGAGTCGGTGATTTGGATTTTGCCGACTAAACAAACAATTTAA